A genomic stretch from Anaerolinea thermophila UNI-1 includes:
- a CDS encoding MDR family MFS transporter yields MLSRLHSHPYPRQFWLMFAGMLISTTGASMIWPFLMIYASEKLSLPLGTVTLLMTLSSFMGLMSSFIAGPIVDRLGRKWAMAVSLLINGGGYLLLSRAETLPAFALAMAVNGTFNPIYRVGADAMLADLIPPQWRTNAYALMRMSNNVGVALGPAIGGFIASRSYGIAFYCAAAGLATYGLLVLLFARETLPQGAPEPQSEPLGGYGQVLSDRLYRAFLVAFTLNQMVAALIWVLLSAHVKRAYGISESLYGWLPTTNALMVVFFQYGVSKITQRYEPRRMMALGAFLYGLAALGIAFSTTYWAFWTCMVVMTIGELIIVPTSSTFAANLAPAHMRGRYMSLYGLTWGVSAGISPLVGGNLYEWLGARAMWLGGTLVGSLSSLLFLRMRQRIPAEVTETAAGL; encoded by the coding sequence ATGCTTTCCCGCCTGCATTCCCATCCTTACCCCCGTCAGTTCTGGCTGATGTTTGCTGGCATGTTAATCAGCACTACCGGCGCCAGCATGATCTGGCCCTTCCTGATGATTTACGCCAGCGAGAAGCTCTCTCTTCCCCTCGGTACGGTAACTTTGCTGATGACGCTCAGTTCCTTCATGGGATTGATGTCTTCGTTTATTGCCGGTCCCATCGTTGATCGGCTGGGACGCAAGTGGGCAATGGCAGTCAGTTTGCTCATTAACGGCGGGGGCTACCTGCTGTTGAGCCGTGCCGAGACCCTGCCCGCTTTTGCTCTGGCGATGGCGGTCAACGGCACGTTCAATCCCATTTACCGCGTGGGCGCCGATGCCATGCTGGCAGACCTCATCCCGCCGCAGTGGCGCACCAATGCCTATGCCCTGATGCGCATGAGCAATAACGTGGGGGTGGCGCTGGGCCCTGCCATTGGCGGGTTCATCGCTTCGCGTTCGTATGGCATCGCCTTTTACTGCGCGGCGGCTGGACTGGCAACCTATGGCTTGCTGGTCCTGCTATTTGCCCGCGAAACTCTGCCTCAGGGCGCGCCTGAGCCGCAAAGCGAACCGTTGGGCGGGTATGGGCAGGTGCTTTCCGACCGCCTTTACCGCGCCTTTCTGGTGGCGTTCACCCTCAATCAGATGGTGGCGGCGCTCATCTGGGTCTTGCTTTCGGCGCATGTCAAGCGCGCTTATGGCATCTCTGAGAGCCTGTACGGCTGGCTTCCCACCACCAACGCGCTGATGGTGGTGTTTTTCCAGTATGGGGTGTCGAAAATCACCCAGCGCTATGAGCCGCGGCGCATGATGGCGCTGGGGGCCTTCCTCTACGGCCTGGCAGCGCTGGGCATTGCCTTTTCCACCACCTATTGGGCATTCTGGACGTGCATGGTGGTGATGACGATTGGGGAACTCATCATTGTGCCTACTTCCAGCACCTTTGCCGCCAACCTGGCGCCGGCGCACATGCGCGGACGTTACATGTCCCTGTATGGTTTGACCTGGGGCGTCTCGGCGGGCATCAGCCCGCTGGTGGGCGGTAATTTGTATGAATGGCTGGGGGCGCGCGCCATGTGGCTGGGCGGCACGCTGGTGGGAAGTCTTTCCTCTTTGTTGTTCCTGCGGATGAGGCAGAGAATCCCTGCCGAAGTTACGGAAACAGCCGCCGGGCTTTGA
- a CDS encoding DUF3267 domain-containing protein encodes MLPPVVSIPDLPPQYCQVEYWRITASRKRILQANLLALGLLPLWWLIAVGLMIALGYSKDSLIITIPRVLLASVITVLLHEGVHALAVRAFGGKPQFGVLWKALAFYTTVKGMAFKRWVFLVFLLAPLVVLSILFPLMAVFLRGEFWLSVAFLAFMINGASSAGDVFITAVLLRYPPTAYVADEIDGVRIFLPIG; translated from the coding sequence ATGCTCCCGCCTGTTGTGTCCATTCCCGATTTACCGCCTCAATACTGCCAGGTGGAGTACTGGAGAATCACCGCCAGCCGTAAACGCATCCTTCAGGCAAACCTGCTGGCGTTGGGTTTGTTGCCGCTCTGGTGGTTAATCGCTGTTGGGTTGATGATCGCTCTGGGTTATTCAAAGGATTCCCTAATAATCACCATCCCCAGAGTGCTGCTGGCATCTGTTATCACCGTTTTGCTCCATGAGGGGGTACATGCGCTGGCAGTCAGGGCATTTGGCGGCAAGCCGCAGTTTGGCGTGCTCTGGAAAGCCCTGGCGTTTTACACCACCGTGAAGGGAATGGCATTCAAGCGCTGGGTATTTCTGGTGTTTTTACTGGCGCCGTTGGTGGTGCTGAGCATCCTGTTCCCGCTGATGGCTGTTTTCCTGCGCGGGGAGTTCTGGCTTTCTGTGGCGTTTCTTGCTTTTATGATCAATGGGGCAAGTTCGGCGGGGGATGTCTTCATCACTGCGGTTTTGCTTCGCTACCCCCCAACGGCTTATGTAGCCGATGAGATTGACGGTGTGCGCATCTTCCTGCCCATCGGGTAA
- a CDS encoding PKD domain-containing protein, with protein MKRFFCIFLLMTFLLGGCIPSDFNFGLKAEIETSSELGPDTLARIDAVNQTLATGMEIGPETRQVIRELNETIRQGVKAGFDEATLKRVDSLLRVVEDGVKIGLDEDTLSTLNGMVDTIDRMPGNWENSATEIIRTLERSGGTLAGRMADEIKVVMAEARLNMQQMTAMAGTEFRCNVDFLGSKAGATLQEFIGHSLVGRLRNILAGGTAAEPIPTPWVCQVIPERIDLVKVGDRMLFEMGILTLTGYNYTDANSPRAYIADEAGNPLPNLTLYPYRTSPYQIQLNLQGLDFSAIPPRSRIVFQWPNEPETSGVAILFPNEGAPVARFTFTPTGGNAPLTVQFTDTSEGSPSQWQWDFGDGSTSNERNPTHTFLESRSYTVQLTVSNPLGSSSVSQVLSVGETLVADFSFSVRQGVAPLIVEFTDRSSGAPTAWEWDFGDGERSTEQNPIHVYMVPRPEGYTVTLRVSKDGQTAAKTGADRILVYEKLQADFVADPTSGKSPLTVAFRDTSTGSNIIAWQWDFGDGSTSDQRNPTHTYSANNLYDVTLTVTNSMGETSTKTRRGYINAFQIVRLPRPGFILPPLFSILQDIEAYTLNFTLNGGQKLDIQVPYEKYVCGVIGMEALSGDIQENGTGDILKAYLFRQYSPALGKEGWWLDADFRSHNTNEKWGVDILCLNRKSEGGAFLYKEFRSLEGGEKHNTGIFTADYYFCGIVGQMALNGDIYEYGTHEVLWQARMDGSGPEWQIVVDFITHSEKPEERWDVEVLCLKKGAFLATDNPVFKTDTIEHFSPPAYLTSISTEDYACGVAGIAFKYGDIDENGTHPIVFTANMRPHPDSSVKVWMVNANFLTHGRDELITADVLCVNRAYIKGGTPPP; from the coding sequence ATGAAACGCTTTTTTTGCATTTTTTTGCTGATGACTTTCTTGCTGGGGGGATGTATACCCTCTGATTTCAATTTTGGTTTAAAAGCCGAAATCGAAACTTCCAGCGAACTGGGACCGGATACGCTGGCGCGCATTGATGCCGTCAACCAGACCCTGGCAACCGGCATGGAAATTGGTCCCGAAACCCGTCAGGTCATCCGAGAACTGAACGAGACCATCCGGCAGGGGGTGAAAGCCGGGTTTGACGAAGCCACCCTCAAGCGGGTGGATAGCCTTCTGCGGGTGGTGGAAGACGGGGTGAAAATTGGGCTGGATGAGGACACCCTCAGCACGCTGAACGGTATGGTGGATACTATTGACCGCATGCCCGGCAACTGGGAGAATTCTGCCACCGAAATCATCCGTACGCTGGAGCGCTCCGGCGGCACACTGGCGGGCAGGATGGCAGATGAAATCAAGGTAGTCATGGCAGAAGCCCGCCTGAACATGCAACAGATGACCGCCATGGCAGGCACAGAATTTCGCTGTAACGTGGATTTCCTCGGCTCCAAAGCCGGAGCCACCCTGCAGGAATTTATCGGGCACAGCCTTGTGGGCAGACTGCGCAACATCCTGGCAGGCGGCACTGCCGCCGAGCCGATTCCCACGCCGTGGGTGTGTCAGGTCATTCCCGAACGCATTGACCTGGTGAAGGTGGGCGACCGCATGCTCTTCGAGATGGGCATCCTCACCCTGACCGGCTACAACTACACCGATGCCAACTCGCCGCGTGCCTACATCGCCGACGAAGCGGGCAACCCGCTTCCCAATCTGACTCTCTACCCCTACCGCACCAGCCCGTATCAGATTCAACTCAACCTGCAGGGGCTGGATTTCAGCGCCATCCCGCCGCGTTCGCGCATTGTCTTCCAGTGGCCCAACGAGCCGGAAACCAGCGGGGTAGCCATCCTCTTCCCCAACGAAGGCGCTCCGGTGGCGCGCTTCACCTTCACCCCTACCGGCGGTAATGCTCCGCTCACCGTGCAGTTCACCGATACTTCCGAGGGCAGTCCCTCGCAGTGGCAGTGGGACTTTGGCGACGGCTCGACCTCTAACGAACGCAATCCCACCCATACTTTCCTTGAATCACGCTCGTACACCGTGCAGTTGACTGTTTCCAATCCTCTGGGGTCGTCTTCGGTGTCGCAGGTGCTTTCGGTGGGCGAGACGCTGGTGGCTGATTTCTCGTTCTCTGTCCGGCAGGGGGTTGCTCCGCTGATTGTGGAGTTCACCGACCGCTCTTCCGGTGCGCCTACTGCATGGGAGTGGGATTTTGGCGATGGCGAACGCTCGACCGAGCAAAATCCCATCCATGTGTACATGGTTCCGCGTCCCGAGGGCTACACCGTCACCCTGCGGGTGAGCAAGGACGGGCAAACCGCCGCCAAAACCGGCGCGGACCGCATCCTGGTTTATGAAAAACTGCAAGCCGATTTCGTTGCCGACCCCACCAGCGGCAAATCGCCGCTCACGGTTGCCTTCCGGGATACCTCTACGGGGAGTAACATTATTGCCTGGCAGTGGGACTTTGGTGACGGCTCGACATCCGATCAGCGCAACCCCACCCACACCTACAGCGCCAACAACCTGTACGATGTCACCCTGACGGTGACAAATAGTATGGGCGAAACCAGCACCAAAACCCGCCGGGGGTACATCAACGCCTTTCAAATTGTGCGTTTGCCGCGCCCGGGGTTCATCCTTCCGCCGCTGTTCTCCATCCTGCAGGACATTGAAGCCTATACGTTGAACTTCACCCTCAACGGCGGGCAGAAACTGGATATCCAGGTGCCTTACGAGAAATACGTCTGCGGGGTGATCGGGATGGAAGCCCTCAGCGGGGATATTCAGGAAAATGGCACGGGCGATATTCTCAAAGCCTACCTCTTCCGCCAGTACAGTCCGGCATTGGGCAAGGAAGGCTGGTGGCTGGATGCCGATTTTCGCTCGCATAACACGAATGAGAAATGGGGTGTGGACATCCTGTGTCTCAACCGCAAGAGCGAGGGCGGGGCATTTCTCTATAAAGAATTCCGCTCCCTTGAAGGCGGAGAGAAACACAATACCGGCATTTTCACCGCCGATTACTACTTCTGCGGCATTGTCGGGCAGATGGCATTGAACGGCGATATTTACGAATATGGAACGCACGAAGTCCTCTGGCAGGCGCGCATGGATGGGAGCGGCCCGGAGTGGCAGATTGTGGTGGATTTCATTACCCATTCAGAAAAGCCTGAGGAACGCTGGGATGTAGAAGTGCTGTGTCTCAAGAAAGGGGCTTTCCTCGCTACCGATAACCCCGTGTTCAAGACCGATACCATTGAGCATTTCTCTCCGCCTGCTTACCTAACCTCGATTTCGACCGAGGATTATGCCTGCGGGGTAGCGGGGATTGCCTTCAAGTACGGCGACATTGATGAAAATGGCACGCATCCCATTGTGTTTACCGCCAACATGCGCCCTCATCCTGATTCGTCGGTCAAGGTATGGATGGTGAATGCCAATTTCCTCACGCACGGGCGCGATGAACTCATCACCGCCGATGTGCTGTGCGTGAACAGGGCGTATATCAAAGGCGGGACGCCGCCACCGTAA
- the crcB gene encoding fluoride efflux transporter CrcB has product MDRILWISIGAVFGANARYWLGVWAAQRWGTTFPWGTLIINLSGSFLLGLFMTLVTGRYPVDPHWRLLVAVGFFGAYTTFSTFTYESINLFLKGQWLAGLLNVVGSAVLGLLAAGIGVYLGKALS; this is encoded by the coding sequence ATGGATCGCATCTTGTGGATTTCAATTGGTGCTGTTTTCGGCGCTAACGCCCGCTACTGGCTGGGCGTGTGGGCGGCGCAACGCTGGGGAACCACCTTTCCCTGGGGAACGCTCATCATCAACCTGAGCGGCAGTTTTCTGCTGGGTCTGTTCATGACACTGGTCACCGGACGCTACCCCGTTGACCCGCACTGGCGTTTACTGGTGGCGGTGGGCTTTTTTGGAGCCTATACCACCTTCTCCACCTTCACCTATGAAAGCATCAACCTGTTTCTCAAAGGGCAATGGCTGGCAGGACTGTTGAACGTGGTGGGAAGCGCCGTACTGGGACTGCTTGCCGCAGGAATTGGAGTATATTTAGGAAAAGCGCTTTCCTGA
- a CDS encoding thioredoxin family protein, which yields MHKIRRWLPLMLLFLLGAVMLFSQPVQAQGQKVILYFFWGDGCPHCARMKPFLEELEKRYPDLEVRRFEVWHDDENLKKFQKMIDAYQIQGAGVPTTFIGDRYWVGYNEQIGAEVEEAVKACLQTGCKDAAEGILTPVENPSTEKPAPRPAIDPNNPSVINLPILGQVDLKSQSLLVSTLLISFVDGFNPCSVWVLTMLLALTLRTGSRKKIVIIGLVFLTVTAGIYALFIAGLFTVFNIISFVGWVQVIVALVAIFFGAVNIKDYFWYKEGISFTIADEKKPGIARGIRRVLDAGDNFWAMVGGTVVLAAGVSLVEFSCTAGFPVLWTNLLTAQKVTALTFVALLLVYMIIYQLDELGIFFAAVFTLKASRLEEKEGRILKLIGGTLMLALAGVMLINPALMNDLGGAVIVFLIAFAVAGLILLVHRVILPHYGIWIGTEAEGRKRAAARRARSKRH from the coding sequence ATGCACAAAATCCGTCGCTGGTTACCGCTGATGCTTTTGTTCCTGCTGGGGGCTGTGATGCTGTTCTCGCAACCGGTGCAGGCGCAGGGGCAAAAGGTCATCCTGTACTTCTTCTGGGGGGATGGCTGTCCACACTGCGCCAGGATGAAACCCTTCCTGGAAGAACTGGAAAAACGCTACCCCGATCTGGAAGTGCGCCGCTTTGAAGTCTGGCATGACGATGAAAATCTGAAAAAATTTCAGAAAATGATTGACGCTTACCAGATTCAGGGCGCAGGCGTTCCCACCACGTTTATCGGTGATCGCTACTGGGTAGGCTACAACGAACAGATTGGGGCAGAGGTCGAAGAAGCCGTCAAAGCCTGCCTGCAAACCGGCTGTAAGGATGCCGCCGAGGGCATTTTAACGCCTGTGGAAAACCCCTCAACCGAAAAGCCCGCCCCACGTCCAGCCATTGATCCGAACAATCCCTCGGTCATCAACCTGCCGATTCTCGGTCAGGTGGACTTGAAATCGCAATCTCTGCTGGTAAGCACTCTGCTCATTTCCTTTGTGGACGGCTTTAACCCCTGCTCGGTGTGGGTGCTGACCATGCTTCTGGCACTCACCCTGCGCACCGGCTCGCGCAAGAAGATTGTCATCATCGGGCTGGTGTTCCTGACTGTCACCGCCGGGATTTATGCCCTGTTCATTGCCGGGCTGTTCACGGTGTTCAACATCATCTCGTTTGTCGGCTGGGTGCAGGTGATTGTCGCCCTGGTAGCCATCTTCTTCGGCGCGGTGAACATCAAGGATTACTTCTGGTACAAGGAAGGCATTTCCTTCACCATCGCCGATGAAAAGAAACCCGGCATTGCCCGCGGCATCCGCCGCGTGCTGGATGCCGGCGATAACTTCTGGGCAATGGTGGGCGGCACGGTGGTGCTGGCGGCAGGCGTCTCGCTGGTGGAGTTTTCCTGCACGGCGGGCTTCCCGGTACTGTGGACGAACCTGCTCACCGCCCAAAAGGTGACTGCGCTGACCTTTGTGGCGCTTCTGCTGGTGTACATGATCATTTATCAATTGGATGAACTGGGCATTTTCTTTGCCGCTGTGTTTACCCTCAAAGCCAGCCGCCTGGAAGAAAAGGAAGGGCGCATCCTCAAACTCATCGGCGGTACGCTGATGCTGGCGCTGGCGGGAGTCATGCTCATCAATCCCGCCCTGATGAACGACCTCGGCGGGGCGGTGATTGTCTTCCTGATTGCCTTTGCCGTCGCCGGGCTGATTTTACTGGTGCACCGCGTCATCCTGCCGCATTACGGCATCTGGATTGGCACCGAAGCCGAAGGGCGCAAACGCGCTGCGGCACGCCGGGCGCGCAGTAAACGCCACTAA
- a CDS encoding NUDIX hydrolase, protein MDEVLPHVDVRVVAFCLLKERLHVLVCSASANGYELPGAPVLLNCSLEETAARRLGELTGIRETYLEQLYTYGEPQRANPRLISVAYFALLPANRLSKTPPHPACWFAVDALPALTGDHAEIIAYALRRLRYKLEYSAVGFQLLPERFTLSELQRTYEMILGEKLDKRNFRRRILRAGIIEPTTECRTGEGRPARLYRYRPDAVAEVKARRLFP, encoded by the coding sequence ATGGATGAAGTTCTCCCCCACGTGGATGTGCGCGTGGTCGCATTTTGCCTGTTAAAGGAACGCCTGCATGTGCTGGTCTGCTCCGCCTCTGCCAACGGTTACGAACTGCCCGGCGCGCCGGTGCTGTTGAATTGCTCGCTGGAAGAAACTGCCGCCCGTCGGCTTGGCGAATTGACCGGCATCCGCGAGACCTACCTGGAGCAGTTGTACACCTACGGCGAGCCTCAGCGGGCAAACCCGCGCCTCATCTCGGTGGCGTATTTTGCCCTGTTACCCGCCAACCGCCTGAGCAAAACCCCACCGCACCCTGCCTGCTGGTTTGCCGTGGATGCCCTTCCCGCACTCACTGGCGACCATGCCGAAATTATTGCCTACGCCCTGCGGCGTCTGCGCTACAAACTGGAGTACTCGGCGGTGGGCTTCCAACTCTTACCCGAACGCTTCACCCTCTCCGAACTCCAGCGCACCTATGAAATGATCCTGGGAGAAAAACTGGATAAACGCAACTTCCGGCGGCGTATCTTACGCGCAGGTATCATCGAGCCAACAACAGAGTGCCGCACCGGCGAGGGCAGACCCGCCCGCCTGTACCGCTACCGCCCGGATGCCGTTGCCGAGGTCAAAGCCCGGCGGCTGTTTCCGTAA
- a CDS encoding DUF190 domain-containing protein codes for METPQTREGLRLRIYLGESDRWRGKLLYNAILDVLRQQKIAGATVLRGISGFGAHAYLRSTDLEVLSSDLPIIIEVVDTPEKIHNALETISPMVQEGMITLEEVRILKYTQRHLNPLPAERLVREVMTRDVVHLMPEMNVRQAWQKMLESGVKAMPVVDSERRVVGILTSEDLLERGVIRQRLSVAVRLDEAEIQEELRLLSASPLTVKDVMTQPVITAREDEHLGNAVRRMIDKGLKRMPVVNAGNQLVGMLSRLDILRQVSGSPTLPSSAAAVRGAVRTVGEVMRTDLPVIRLTERLDTLLEKFAACDSNRLLVVDEQNKPVGVISDSDVVVRVEAAQRKGILQALRRLTSPPPLKVTAEDLYSPGVLTVPTDAPIASAVQTMLAEGRKVLAVVDKQGTLLGIVDRQSLLEALFADFAEIPGNEE; via the coding sequence ATGGAAACTCCGCAAACTCGAGAAGGCTTGAGATTGCGCATTTATCTGGGCGAAAGCGACCGCTGGCGCGGTAAACTGCTGTACAACGCCATCCTGGACGTCCTGCGCCAGCAAAAAATAGCCGGTGCCACCGTTCTGCGCGGCATCAGCGGGTTTGGCGCACATGCTTATTTACGCTCAACAGACCTGGAAGTGCTCTCCAGCGACCTGCCCATCATTATTGAGGTAGTGGACACCCCCGAAAAAATCCACAACGCGCTGGAAACCATCTCTCCCATGGTTCAGGAAGGCATGATTACCCTGGAAGAGGTGCGCATTCTCAAATACACCCAGCGCCACCTCAACCCCCTGCCCGCCGAACGCCTGGTGCGTGAAGTGATGACCCGCGATGTCGTCCACCTGATGCCGGAGATGAACGTACGGCAAGCCTGGCAGAAAATGCTGGAAAGCGGCGTTAAAGCCATGCCAGTCGTGGACAGCGAGCGCCGTGTGGTAGGCATCCTCACCAGCGAAGACCTGCTGGAGCGCGGAGTCATCCGCCAGAGGCTTTCGGTGGCGGTGCGGCTGGACGAAGCAGAAATTCAGGAAGAACTGCGCCTGCTCAGCGCCTCGCCCCTCACGGTGAAAGACGTCATGACCCAACCCGTCATCACCGCGCGGGAGGATGAACACCTGGGCAATGCCGTGCGCCGCATGATTGACAAAGGCTTAAAGCGTATGCCGGTGGTCAATGCCGGAAATCAACTGGTGGGCATGCTCTCACGTCTGGATATTTTGCGCCAGGTGAGCGGTTCTCCCACCCTGCCCTCCAGTGCCGCCGCTGTGCGCGGTGCGGTGCGCACCGTCGGCGAAGTCATGCGTACCGATTTGCCCGTCATCCGCCTGACCGAACGTCTGGATACCCTGCTGGAAAAATTTGCCGCCTGCGATTCCAACCGTCTGTTGGTGGTGGATGAACAAAACAAACCCGTGGGGGTTATCAGCGACTCAGACGTGGTAGTTCGGGTAGAAGCGGCTCAGCGCAAGGGCATCCTGCAAGCTTTGCGGCGCTTGACCTCGCCACCCCCGCTCAAAGTCACCGCCGAAGACCTCTACTCCCCCGGGGTGTTGACCGTCCCCACTGATGCCCCCATTGCCTCTGCCGTCCAGACCATGCTGGCAGAAGGGCGCAAGGTGCTGGCAGTGGTGGACAAACAGGGTACTCTGCTGGGCATTGTGGATCGCCAGTCTTTGCTGGAAGCCCTGTTTGCCGACTTCGCGGAGATTCCCGGAAACGAAGAATAA
- a CDS encoding metallophosphoesterase family protein yields the protein MPRQFWLWLFLFFLALAGCAPQGAVPVVPSASPLLPSMTFPPSDTPSPTLTASPSPTATLTPTFTPTPTPAVLAGAGDISICGQDGDDQTAQLLMNLPGEVFTAGDNSNEQGKPIQYRQCFDASWGRLMSRLHPAPGNHDYGTDEGAPYFAYFGERAGPPGRGYYSYELGAWHILALNSNCEYAGGCGADSEQERWLREDLLSHPNRCTLAYWHHPRWSSGWHGSDARTDAFWRALYDFGAEVVVSGHDHHYERFAPQSPEGERDDLRGIRQFIAGTGGVSLRGYEEIHPLSEVRYNDTFGVLVFILYPDRYEWQFLSVDGARVIDSGSDECHP from the coding sequence ATGCCCAGGCAATTCTGGTTGTGGTTGTTCCTCTTTTTTCTGGCGCTGGCAGGATGTGCCCCCCAAGGCGCTGTGCCGGTTGTGCCTTCCGCTTCCCCTCTCCTGCCCAGCATGACCTTTCCCCCCAGCGATACCCCTTCTCCCACCCTCACAGCATCGCCGTCGCCAACGGCAACCCTGACCCCTACCTTCACCCCGACGCCAACCCCGGCAGTGCTGGCGGGGGCAGGCGATATTTCGATCTGCGGGCAGGACGGCGATGACCAGACCGCGCAATTGCTGATGAATCTCCCCGGCGAGGTGTTCACCGCTGGCGATAACTCCAATGAGCAGGGCAAGCCCATCCAATATCGGCAGTGTTTCGACGCTTCCTGGGGCAGGTTGATGTCTCGTCTGCACCCTGCACCGGGCAATCACGATTACGGCACGGATGAGGGTGCGCCTTACTTTGCCTATTTTGGGGAGCGTGCCGGTCCGCCCGGCAGAGGCTATTACAGTTACGAATTGGGTGCCTGGCACATCCTTGCCCTGAACAGCAACTGTGAGTACGCCGGCGGGTGCGGAGCGGATTCGGAACAGGAACGCTGGCTGAGGGAAGACCTGCTTTCCCACCCCAACCGCTGTACCCTGGCATACTGGCATCATCCGCGCTGGTCGTCCGGCTGGCACGGGAGCGATGCCCGCACCGATGCCTTCTGGCGAGCGCTGTACGACTTCGGCGCCGAGGTGGTGGTCAGCGGGCATGATCATCACTACGAGCGTTTTGCTCCGCAATCCCCCGAGGGCGAGCGCGACGATCTTCGGGGTATCCGCCAGTTCATCGCCGGGACGGGCGGGGTGAGTTTGCGCGGGTATGAGGAAATCCATCCGCTCAGCGAGGTGCGCTACAACGACACGTTTGGGGTGCTGGTGTTCATCCTCTACCCCGACCGCTACGAGTGGCAGTTCCTCTCGGTGGATGGCGCCCGTGTGATTGATTCCGGCTCTGATGAGTGCCACCCCTGA